In Mycolicibacterium alvei, a single window of DNA contains:
- a CDS encoding IS256 family transposase — translation MTSSEPIDLEQLLSDQLAQASPDLLRGLLSAFIHALMGAEADAICGAGYRQRSDERSNSRNGYRHRDFDTRAGTLDVAIPKLRQGSYFPDWLLERRKRAERALTSVVATCYLLGVSTRRMERLVESLGVTRLSKSQVSVMAAELDEAVEAFRTRPLDAGPYTFVAADALVLKVRENGRVVGVHTLIATGVNAEGYREILGIQVTSAEDGAGWLAFFRDLVARGLSGVALVTSDAHQGLVAAIGATLPGAAWQRCRTHYAVNLMAVTPKSSWPWVRTLLHSIYDQPDAESVHAQYDRVLDALSDKLPKVAEHLDAARADLLAFTVFPKQIWRQIWSNNPQERLNREVRRRTDVVGIFPDRTSIIRLVGAVLAEQHDEWIEGRRYLGLDVLTRARTSLTDTEEPTDQQTNTTPALTA, via the coding sequence ATGACCTCGTCTGAGCCTATCGACCTCGAGCAGCTGCTGTCCGATCAACTCGCCCAGGCCAGCCCGGATCTGCTGCGTGGGCTGCTGTCGGCATTCATCCACGCGCTGATGGGTGCTGAAGCCGACGCCATCTGCGGGGCCGGGTACCGCCAGCGCAGCGACGAGCGGTCCAACAGCCGCAACGGGTATCGGCACCGTGATTTCGATACCCGTGCCGGCACCCTCGATGTCGCGATTCCCAAGCTGCGGCAGGGCAGCTATTTCCCGGACTGGCTGTTGGAGCGGCGCAAACGCGCCGAGCGGGCGCTCACGTCGGTGGTGGCCACCTGTTACCTGCTGGGGGTGTCCACGCGGCGGATGGAGCGACTCGTCGAATCCCTCGGTGTGACAAGGCTTTCCAAGTCGCAGGTTTCGGTCATGGCCGCCGAGCTCGATGAGGCGGTGGAGGCGTTTCGGACCCGCCCGCTCGATGCCGGCCCGTACACGTTCGTGGCTGCTGACGCCTTGGTACTCAAGGTGCGCGAGAACGGCCGCGTGGTCGGAGTGCACACCCTGATCGCCACCGGCGTCAACGCCGAGGGCTACCGCGAGATCCTGGGCATCCAGGTCACCTCCGCTGAGGACGGGGCGGGCTGGCTGGCGTTCTTCCGCGACCTGGTGGCCCGCGGCCTGTCCGGGGTCGCGCTGGTCACCAGCGACGCCCACCAGGGGCTGGTGGCCGCGATCGGCGCCACCCTGCCCGGAGCAGCCTGGCAGCGGTGCAGAACCCATTACGCGGTCAACCTGATGGCCGTCACCCCGAAATCCTCCTGGCCGTGGGTGCGCACCCTGCTGCACTCCATCTACGACCAACCCGACGCCGAATCCGTTCACGCGCAATACGATCGGGTGCTCGACGCGCTCTCCGACAAACTCCCCAAGGTGGCCGAGCACCTCGACGCCGCCCGGGCTGACCTGCTGGCATTCACCGTGTTCCCCAAGCAAATCTGGCGCCAAATTTGGTCGAACAATCCCCAGGAACGCCTCAATCGAGAGGTGCGGCGCCGCACCGACGTCGTCGGCATCTTCCCCGACCGGACCTCCATCATCCGCCTCGTCGGGGCCGTGCTCGCCGAACAACACGACGAATGGATCGAAGGACGGCGCTACCTCGGCCTCGACGTCCTCACCCGCGCCCGAACCTCGCTGACCGACACCGAGGAGCCCACCGACCAGCAAACCAACACCACACCAGCCCTGACCGCCTAA
- a CDS encoding PPE domain-containing protein: MKKKAADITADRADKSPVPLPAPPDALQITTAATNQLNASSTRLEQTFSAADTEAGRMASALRAAADAFDEVVSTSKEEFDKSMNSDGARPSQRFETVVPSGVMDAAPATVQVPYPAAAQTGAYAKWRETAKELDGTNTSGLEEFRDAWKRTKGWLDKHKDKFIAPKGDGTAADAYTEAMERLREWWEHMGPEAERMIEQAQNFIDAHRDLVNEHPTMDDVATYERLSPGGVVGVLVGLSPAAMLGKGALNAHFQERSDAALKKYADKVAFHEIRPGMPPSIRGVASTTPDGPPPGGNPQIGGPSAPTTSGGDPSIPEMPSMPEMPSMSPASAEPSAGQGSGGSPSGGGSPSGGSPSGGGAPSGGMPSGLPKGTEGMPEMPGVGEPSLKPASAGGGGGMGGGGGGMPSMPLGPAVGADSVGPSPAAARGGGGVPGSPGGGGMGGMGGGMGGMGGGHGQNQGKEKRRNPNLSEDEDLYKEDRAYTEAVIGRRARKDPKDGK; the protein is encoded by the coding sequence ATGAAGAAGAAGGCCGCGGATATCACGGCGGATCGGGCGGACAAATCACCAGTACCCCTCCCGGCGCCACCGGACGCGCTGCAAATCACCACCGCCGCGACGAACCAACTCAATGCGTCTTCCACCAGATTGGAACAAACTTTCAGCGCCGCTGACACCGAGGCAGGGCGTATGGCATCGGCCCTACGAGCTGCGGCCGACGCTTTCGACGAGGTTGTCAGTACGTCGAAGGAAGAATTCGACAAGAGCATGAATAGCGACGGGGCCCGGCCTTCGCAACGTTTCGAGACGGTGGTTCCAAGCGGGGTGATGGACGCTGCGCCGGCCACCGTTCAGGTCCCTTATCCTGCCGCGGCACAAACGGGCGCCTACGCTAAGTGGCGTGAGACTGCGAAAGAGCTCGATGGTACCAATACGTCTGGGCTAGAGGAATTCAGGGACGCCTGGAAGAGAACCAAAGGTTGGCTCGACAAGCACAAGGACAAGTTCATAGCGCCGAAGGGGGATGGCACCGCCGCCGACGCCTACACGGAGGCGATGGAGCGCCTGCGTGAATGGTGGGAGCACATGGGCCCGGAAGCCGAGCGAATGATCGAGCAGGCACAAAATTTCATCGATGCGCACCGAGATCTTGTCAATGAGCACCCCACAATGGACGATGTAGCGACCTATGAGAGATTGAGTCCGGGGGGCGTCGTCGGTGTCCTCGTAGGCCTATCACCCGCGGCAATGCTGGGGAAAGGCGCGCTGAATGCGCATTTTCAGGAGCGTTCGGACGCGGCGTTGAAGAAGTATGCAGATAAGGTCGCTTTCCACGAAATTAGGCCTGGTATGCCGCCGTCAATTCGCGGGGTGGCGTCGACAACTCCCGATGGTCCACCACCTGGTGGAAACCCTCAGATAGGTGGTCCCTCCGCTCCCACCACCAGTGGAGGCGATCCAAGCATTCCCGAGATGCCATCAATGCCCGAGATGCCGTCGATGTCGCCCGCAAGCGCTGAGCCGTCCGCCGGTCAGGGGTCGGGTGGTTCTCCGAGCGGTGGCGGCTCACCGAGTGGCGGTTCCCCATCCGGTGGTGGTGCGCCCAGCGGAGGCATGCCGAGTGGTCTTCCGAAGGGAACCGAGGGCATGCCGGAGATGCCTGGCGTCGGGGAACCCAGCCTGAAGCCCGCCAGCGCCGGCGGTGGAGGCGGTATGGGCGGAGGCGGCGGGGGTATGCCGTCGATGCCGTTGGGTCCCGCTGTCGGAGCGGACTCGGTGGGGCCGTCTCCCGCGGCCGCACGTGGCGGCGGTGGAGTCCCAGGCAGCCCGGGCGGTGGCGGTATGGGCGGTATGGGTGGCGGTATGGGTGGCATGGGCGGTGGCCACGGCCAGAACCAGGGCAAGGAGAAACGCCGCAATCCCAACCTGTCGGAGGACGAAGACCTTTACAAGGAAGATCGCGCGTACACCGAGGCGGTTATCGGTCGTCGTGCACGTAAGGACCCCAAGGACGGCAAGTAA
- the eccD gene encoding type VII secretion integral membrane protein EccD: protein MTASTASADTSSAKPGRPSTTRVTILTGKRMTDLVLPAGAAIETYIDETVSVLGELLEDTPKDTLAGFDFSEQGMWAFARPGAPPLKADESLDDAGVVDGSLLTLVSVSRTERYRPLVEDVIDAIAVLDESPIFDRTALNRFVGVAIPVVATAITAMSLVSWNGSGQGWWWALALGLFGLGLLGGSFAAQSRYQNLDLAESLLLAATIVLAGAAALAVPLPYDADSLGAPQLAGAGAVVLLLTLATRGGPRRRADAAAFVAVLAIAVTAAATAVGYDGTPWVPAGAIAFGLIVVTNAAKLTVAVARIALPPIPAPGETVSNDELLDPVITPDEVDEASPTWKAIIASVPESAARLQERSLLTRQLLIGFLSAGSLVLSVGAIAVVVQGHFFVHSMIVAVLVAVICGFRSRLYAERWCSWALLAAAVAVPTGVMVRLCLWNPGSAWLVLAIYTALGLVAVIAVGATDGVRRVSPVTKRILELSDGLAIAAVIPLLLWIAGVYDLLRNLRLH, encoded by the coding sequence GTGACCGCGAGCACTGCCAGCGCCGATACGTCGAGCGCGAAGCCTGGAAGGCCGTCCACCACAAGGGTCACCATCCTCACCGGTAAGCGGATGACGGATCTGGTGTTGCCCGCCGGCGCGGCGATCGAGACCTACATCGACGAAACCGTGAGCGTGCTGGGCGAATTGCTCGAGGACACTCCGAAGGACACCCTCGCCGGGTTCGACTTCTCCGAGCAGGGCATGTGGGCGTTCGCCCGCCCGGGTGCGCCGCCGTTGAAGGCCGACGAGTCCCTGGACGATGCCGGGGTGGTCGACGGGTCGCTGCTGACGTTGGTTTCGGTCAGCCGGACCGAGCGGTACCGCCCCCTGGTCGAGGACGTGATCGATGCGATCGCCGTGCTCGACGAGTCGCCGATATTCGACCGCACGGCGCTGAATCGCTTTGTCGGCGTGGCCATCCCGGTGGTTGCCACGGCCATCACCGCCATGTCGCTGGTGTCGTGGAACGGGTCCGGCCAGGGCTGGTGGTGGGCGTTGGCGCTGGGGCTGTTCGGTTTGGGCCTGCTCGGCGGCAGCTTCGCCGCGCAGAGTCGCTACCAGAACCTCGATCTGGCCGAGAGCCTGCTGCTCGCCGCGACCATCGTGCTGGCCGGTGCCGCGGCGCTGGCCGTGCCGTTGCCCTATGACGCCGACTCCCTCGGCGCACCACAACTCGCCGGTGCGGGTGCGGTGGTGCTGTTGTTGACGTTGGCGACCCGTGGTGGGCCCCGCCGTCGGGCTGATGCGGCCGCATTCGTGGCGGTGCTGGCGATCGCCGTCACGGCCGCGGCGACCGCGGTCGGCTACGACGGAACGCCGTGGGTGCCCGCCGGTGCCATCGCGTTCGGGTTGATCGTGGTGACCAACGCCGCCAAACTCACTGTCGCCGTTGCCCGTATCGCCCTGCCGCCGATCCCGGCGCCCGGTGAGACCGTGTCCAACGACGAGCTGCTGGACCCGGTCATCACCCCGGACGAGGTCGACGAGGCGTCGCCCACCTGGAAGGCCATCATCGCCTCGGTGCCGGAATCGGCTGCGCGACTGCAGGAACGCAGCCTGCTGACCCGTCAGCTGCTGATCGGATTCCTGTCGGCCGGTTCGCTGGTGCTGTCGGTCGGTGCGATTGCCGTTGTGGTCCAGGGACATTTCTTCGTGCACAGCATGATCGTGGCCGTGCTGGTGGCCGTGATCTGTGGATTCCGATCGCGGTTGTACGCCGAGCGGTGGTGCTCCTGGGCGCTGCTCGCGGCGGCGGTCGCCGTGCCCACCGGTGTGATGGTGCGGTTGTGCCTGTGGAATCCGGGTAGTGCCTGGCTGGTTCTGGCGATCTACACCGCCCTCGGACTGGTCGCGGTGATCGCCGTGGGCGCCACCGACGGGGTTCGTCGGGTGTCGCCGGTGACGAAGCGGATCCTCGAGCTCTCCGACGGTCTCGCTATCGCCGCGGTGATTCCGCTGCTGCTCTGGATCGCCGGCGTCTACGACCTGCTGCGGAATCTGCGGTTGCACTGA
- a CDS encoding MinD/ParA family ATP-binding protein — protein MSADYDRLFHSSEPGKPVDDATAIVDRDAILKAAAAATPPPVPVGETSSTSVPVAPTAPTQTQAAPQQPRHAETAPQMPAPMPAPPASAPQWPQNSMLRAPQQQMGQGARHEQPVAQPGPVARVAPGPAPSQFADLDPEVSGQWRAGQAIPSPAAPGPTSAASMGNHRAIDALSHVGVKTGVKMPSQRGWRHWLYLTTRINLGLSPDEIYELELHNRIRRNARDSYQIGVFGLKGGVGKTAVTVALGSAMAKVRGDRILAIDADPDGGNLADRAGRQSAATISDLLADQELSRYNDIRAYTSMNGANLEVLSSEDYSGAQREFNDDDWKGATAVVSRYYNLVLADCGAGLFQKASRGVLSTVSGMVIVASASIDGARQAAITMDWLRQNGYQDLLGRSCVVINHVTPGKVNVDVEDLVQQFERHVPPGRVIVLPWDKHIAAGTEIQLELLSETFQRRITELAAALSDDFDRLERR, from the coding sequence ATGTCGGCCGACTATGACCGGCTCTTCCACTCGTCTGAACCGGGTAAACCGGTCGACGACGCCACCGCGATCGTGGACAGAGATGCCATTTTGAAGGCCGCGGCGGCTGCGACGCCACCGCCGGTACCCGTCGGGGAGACCAGCTCCACGAGCGTGCCCGTGGCACCCACGGCCCCCACCCAGACTCAGGCTGCCCCGCAGCAACCCCGGCACGCGGAGACCGCACCGCAGATGCCCGCGCCGATGCCGGCGCCGCCCGCGAGTGCGCCGCAGTGGCCGCAGAACTCCATGTTGCGGGCCCCGCAACAGCAGATGGGCCAGGGTGCACGCCACGAGCAGCCCGTCGCCCAGCCCGGCCCGGTTGCGCGCGTTGCGCCCGGCCCGGCGCCGTCGCAGTTCGCCGATCTCGACCCCGAGGTCAGTGGCCAGTGGCGAGCCGGACAGGCGATCCCCAGCCCGGCCGCGCCCGGCCCCACCTCGGCCGCCTCGATGGGCAACCACCGCGCGATCGACGCGTTGTCGCACGTCGGGGTGAAGACCGGGGTAAAGATGCCGTCCCAGCGCGGATGGCGGCACTGGCTGTATCTCACGACGCGGATCAACCTCGGTCTGTCGCCCGATGAGATCTACGAACTCGAACTGCACAACCGGATTCGGCGTAATGCCCGCGACTCCTACCAGATCGGCGTGTTCGGTCTGAAGGGCGGCGTCGGGAAGACCGCGGTCACGGTGGCGCTGGGATCGGCGATGGCCAAGGTCCGCGGCGACCGCATCCTGGCGATCGACGCCGACCCGGACGGCGGCAACCTGGCCGACCGGGCCGGGCGTCAGTCCGCGGCGACGATCTCCGATCTGCTCGCCGACCAGGAACTGTCGCGCTACAACGATATTCGTGCCTACACGAGCATGAACGGCGCGAACCTCGAGGTGCTGTCATCCGAGGATTACAGCGGCGCACAGCGCGAGTTCAACGACGATGACTGGAAGGGCGCCACCGCGGTGGTGTCGCGTTACTACAACCTCGTCCTCGCCGATTGCGGCGCCGGCCTGTTCCAGAAGGCTTCCCGCGGCGTGCTGTCCACCGTGTCGGGCATGGTGATCGTGGCAAGTGCCTCGATCGACGGCGCCCGGCAGGCCGCGATCACCATGGACTGGCTGCGCCAGAACGGCTACCAGGATCTGCTCGGCCGGTCCTGCGTCGTCATCAACCATGTGACACCGGGCAAGGTCAACGTCGACGTCGAAGACCTGGTGCAGCAGTTCGAGCGCCATGTGCCCCCGGGCCGAGTCATCGTGTTGCCGTGGGACAAGCACATTGCCGCCGGTACCGAGATCCAGCTTGAGTTGCTCAGCGAAACCTTCCAGCGGCGCATCACCGAACTGGCCGCTGCCCTGTCCGACGATTTCGACAGGCTTGAACGTCGGTGA
- a CDS encoding WXG100 family type VII secretion target: MTEQVWNFAGIEGGASEIHGAVSTTAGLLDEGKGSLATLASAWGGSGSDAYQAVQARWDNTSNELNTALQNLAQTISEAGQTMAQTEAGVSGMFA; encoded by the coding sequence ATGACTGAACAGGTTTGGAATTTCGCCGGTATCGAAGGCGGAGCCAGCGAGATCCACGGTGCCGTCAGCACCACCGCCGGCCTGCTGGACGAGGGCAAGGGCTCGCTCGCGACGCTCGCCTCGGCGTGGGGCGGCTCGGGTTCCGACGCCTACCAGGCCGTTCAGGCCCGTTGGGACAACACCTCCAACGAGCTGAACACGGCGCTGCAGAACCTCGCCCAGACCATCAGCGAGGCGGGTCAGACCATGGCCCAGACCGAAGCCGGTGTCTCGGGGATGTTTGCCTAG
- a CDS encoding WXG100 family type VII secretion target, with the protein MAQMNTDAAVLAKEAANFERISGELKSVIAQVESTGGALAAQMQGQAGTAAQSALLRFQEAADKQIQELNDISTNIHTSGTQYTSTDDDQASTLSSAMNI; encoded by the coding sequence ATGGCACAGATGAATACAGATGCCGCCGTCCTCGCCAAGGAGGCTGCTAATTTCGAGCGCATCTCGGGTGAGCTCAAGAGCGTGATCGCTCAGGTCGAGTCGACCGGCGGCGCCTTGGCTGCTCAGATGCAGGGTCAGGCCGGCACCGCCGCGCAGTCGGCGCTGCTGCGGTTCCAGGAAGCTGCTGACAAGCAGATCCAGGAGCTGAACGACATCTCGACCAACATCCACACCTCGGGTACCCAGTACACGAGCACCGACGACGACCAGGCCAGCACGCTGTCCTCGGCGATGAACATCTGA
- a CDS encoding PPE family protein, producing MVAAPPVPPTWFALPPEVNTARLMLGAGPAPMLQAATGWEGLAILLETQADELAGALNALTAVWSGTSSERAVSATLPMIMWLRTVAMQAQKRALQAGAQASSYTLALTTTPPIPEIEQNHITHGVLEATNFLGINTMPIGLNEMDYFVRMWNQAAGAMEAYHAETTINLLFEPIMPMTPIVLPGIGETTAAAALASTAPRTAQGLLRNAIIEGVSAKATIESVALNAGRTAAWVNHAEQRGVGAANKGENAARQEQNPTDKNPMQQGMQMVMQMGQQAGQLAGQIPQMLQSPMQMMTQPLQQVTQMVSQFAGMGGSDKGMQMGLMGAMPFSNHPLAGGAGPSSGAGLVRAASLPGALGSPPRTALLSSMLGISGEAKPASAGGAMGAAGPVAPVSSGAGGGGAPMTGAGHNDKKSSGGTKEGLISPTALTYDNDNSDDGDDDW from the coding sequence ATGGTTGCGGCGCCACCCGTTCCACCGACCTGGTTTGCGCTTCCGCCAGAGGTCAACACCGCGCGCTTGATGCTCGGTGCCGGCCCGGCACCGATGCTGCAGGCAGCAACGGGTTGGGAGGGGCTTGCGATCCTGCTGGAGACCCAGGCTGACGAGCTTGCCGGCGCACTGAACGCCCTGACGGCGGTGTGGAGCGGTACGTCGAGCGAACGAGCTGTCTCGGCAACCCTGCCGATGATCATGTGGCTGCGGACGGTGGCCATGCAGGCGCAGAAGCGCGCCCTGCAGGCCGGTGCGCAGGCGAGTTCGTACACGCTGGCCCTGACGACCACCCCGCCGATACCGGAGATCGAGCAGAACCACATCACTCACGGGGTTCTGGAAGCCACCAACTTCCTCGGCATCAACACGATGCCGATCGGGCTCAATGAGATGGACTACTTCGTCCGCATGTGGAACCAGGCCGCCGGTGCGATGGAGGCCTACCACGCCGAAACCACCATCAACCTGCTGTTCGAGCCGATCATGCCGATGACGCCGATCGTGCTGCCCGGGATCGGTGAGACGACTGCGGCGGCCGCGTTGGCCTCCACGGCGCCGCGGACGGCTCAGGGTCTGTTGCGCAACGCGATCATCGAGGGTGTCAGCGCCAAGGCCACCATCGAGTCGGTGGCACTGAACGCGGGGCGGACGGCGGCCTGGGTCAACCATGCCGAGCAGCGAGGGGTCGGGGCAGCCAACAAGGGCGAGAACGCCGCGCGGCAGGAGCAGAACCCGACCGACAAGAACCCCATGCAGCAGGGCATGCAGATGGTGATGCAGATGGGTCAACAGGCCGGGCAGTTGGCCGGCCAGATCCCGCAGATGCTGCAGAGCCCGATGCAGATGATGACCCAGCCGTTGCAGCAGGTCACCCAGATGGTGAGTCAGTTCGCCGGAATGGGTGGCAGCGACAAGGGCATGCAGATGGGCCTGATGGGGGCGATGCCGTTCTCGAACCATCCGCTGGCCGGGGGTGCCGGTCCGAGTTCGGGCGCGGGCCTGGTGCGCGCGGCCTCGTTGCCCGGCGCGCTCGGATCTCCGCCGCGCACCGCGCTGTTGTCCAGCATGTTGGGCATCAGCGGGGAGGCCAAGCCGGCTTCGGCCGGTGGGGCCATGGGTGCCGCGGGTCCGGTGGCACCGGTCTCCAGTGGCGCCGGCGGAGGCGGGGCACCGATGACCGGTGCCGGGCACAACGACAAGAAGAGCAGCGGTGGCACCAAAGAAGGACTGATCTCACCGACAGCGCTCACCTATGACAACGACAATTCAGATGACGGGGACGACGACTGGTAG
- a CDS encoding PE family protein — protein sequence MQPMMHNPGAEGVAAQVIANAARGLAGGTTASAAVTALVPAGADEVSAMAAMAFASEGVEALAANSFAQEELTRAGAAYAEIAGIYNAVDAAQATTL from the coding sequence ATGCAACCGATGATGCACAACCCAGGCGCCGAAGGCGTTGCGGCACAGGTGATCGCAAACGCAGCCCGTGGCCTGGCCGGCGGCACCACCGCGTCCGCGGCCGTCACCGCGCTGGTTCCGGCCGGTGCTGACGAGGTCTCGGCCATGGCAGCCATGGCCTTCGCCAGCGAGGGTGTCGAGGCGCTTGCGGCGAACTCGTTCGCCCAGGAGGAACTCACCCGGGCCGGCGCGGCATACGCGGAGATCGCAGGCATTTACAACGCGGTCGACGCGGCTCAGGCCACCACGCTTTAA
- the eccCb gene encoding type VII secretion protein EccCb yields the protein MSTDAEPRVLREVVLGQLGTGESRAYKMWLPPLTDPTPVNELVERDHQRAPLRFALGIMDEPRRHRQDIWGVDVSAAGGNIAIGGAPQTGKSTFLQTLMLSAAATHTPRQVQFYCIDLGGGGLMYMEELPHVGGVATRAEPDRVNRVVAEVKAVLRAREQVFKQYRVGSISSYREMREDPNNPAAQDPFGDVFLVIDGWPAFVAEFPDLEPAVQDLAGQGLAYGVHVIISTPRWTELKSRVRDYLGTKIEFRLGDVNETQIDRITRDIPANRPGRAVSLEKHHLMMGVPRLDGVHSAANIVDAISAGVQEVASRYTDQAPQVRVLPEKIYLHQLDPNPPGPDSDYRTRWQVPLGVRESDLAVAYNQMNMTPHLLIFGAPKSGKTTIAQAVSKAICARNSPDQVRFMLADYRSGLLDAVPDTHLLAAGAINRNSASLEESIKALASNLKKRLPPPDLTTAQLRARSWWSGPDIVLLVDDWHMIVAAAGMMSPMAPLGPLLPAAADIGLHVIVTCQMSLAHRATMDKFVGAAYGAGSPTLFLSGEKNDFPSREIIVKKRPPGQAFMVSPEGKEVIQAAYVDPPEE from the coding sequence ATGAGTACAGATGCTGAACCCAGGGTCCTGCGCGAGGTCGTCCTCGGGCAGTTGGGCACCGGTGAGAGCCGCGCCTACAAGATGTGGCTGCCGCCGCTGACCGATCCGACCCCGGTCAACGAGTTGGTCGAACGCGACCACCAGCGGGCGCCGCTGCGCTTCGCGCTGGGAATCATGGACGAACCGCGTCGTCACCGGCAGGACATCTGGGGCGTCGACGTGTCGGCGGCCGGCGGCAACATCGCGATCGGCGGTGCCCCGCAGACCGGGAAGTCGACCTTCCTCCAGACCTTGATGCTGTCGGCCGCGGCCACCCACACGCCGCGGCAGGTGCAGTTCTACTGCATCGATCTCGGCGGTGGTGGCCTGATGTACATGGAAGAGCTGCCCCATGTGGGCGGCGTGGCCACCCGTGCCGAGCCGGACCGGGTCAACCGGGTGGTGGCCGAGGTCAAAGCCGTGCTGAGGGCCCGCGAGCAGGTGTTCAAGCAGTACCGCGTCGGCTCGATCTCGTCCTACCGCGAGATGCGGGAGGATCCGAACAACCCGGCCGCCCAGGATCCGTTCGGCGACGTGTTCCTGGTGATCGACGGCTGGCCGGCGTTCGTGGCCGAGTTCCCCGATCTGGAACCGGCGGTGCAGGATCTGGCCGGTCAGGGTCTGGCGTACGGCGTGCACGTCATCATCTCGACGCCGCGCTGGACCGAGCTCAAGTCACGCGTGCGTGACTACCTGGGCACCAAGATCGAATTCCGGCTGGGCGATGTGAACGAGACCCAGATCGACCGGATCACCCGCGACATCCCGGCCAACCGGCCGGGGCGGGCCGTCTCCCTGGAGAAGCATCACCTGATGATGGGGGTGCCTCGACTGGACGGCGTCCACAGCGCCGCCAACATCGTCGACGCGATCTCGGCGGGGGTGCAGGAAGTGGCTTCGCGCTACACCGATCAGGCACCGCAGGTGCGGGTGCTGCCGGAGAAGATCTACCTGCATCAGCTCGACCCGAACCCGCCGGGACCCGATTCGGACTACCGGACCCGCTGGCAGGTGCCGCTGGGTGTGCGCGAGTCCGACCTCGCGGTCGCCTACAACCAGATGAACATGACGCCGCATCTGCTGATCTTCGGCGCTCCGAAATCGGGCAAGACCACCATCGCGCAAGCGGTGTCCAAGGCGATCTGTGCCCGCAACAGCCCCGATCAGGTGCGGTTCATGTTGGCCGACTACCGGTCGGGCCTGCTCGACGCGGTGCCCGATACGCACCTGCTGGCCGCCGGTGCGATCAACCGCAACAGCGCTTCGCTGGAGGAGTCGATCAAGGCGCTGGCGTCCAACCTCAAGAAGCGGCTGCCGCCGCCCGACCTGACCACCGCGCAGTTGCGGGCCAGGTCATGGTGGAGCGGTCCGGACATCGTCCTGCTGGTCGACGACTGGCACATGATCGTGGCTGCGGCCGGCATGATGTCGCCGATGGCCCCGTTGGGGCCGCTGCTGCCCGCGGCAGCAGATATCGGCCTCCATGTCATCGTGACGTGTCAGATGAGCCTGGCGCACCGGGCCACCATGGACAAGTTCGTGGGGGCCGCCTACGGCGCCGGTTCGCCGACCTTGTTCCTCTCCGGTGAGAAGAACGACTTTCCGTCGCGCGAGATCATCGTCAAGAAAAGGCCTCCTGGCCAGGCGTTTATGGTCTCGCCGGAGGGCAAGGAAGTCATTCAGGCGGCCTACGTCGATCCACCGGAAGAATAA